Proteins encoded by one window of Erythrobacter sp.:
- a CDS encoding YdcH family protein, with product MESSHVSALQEKHRGLESRLKEEMNRPAPNEVTIQMLKKQKLRIKEEIALH from the coding sequence ATGGAATCTTCGCATGTCAGCGCCCTTCAGGAAAAGCACCGGGGCCTGGAAAGCCGGTTGAAGGAAGAAATGAACCGCCCGGCACCCAACGAAGTGACAATCCAGATGCTCAAGAAGCAAAAGCTGCGGATCAAGGAAGAAATCGCCCTGCATTAG
- the nadA gene encoding quinolinate synthase NadA: MTDQPTSLAGLDLRAEIDRLRKERNAVILAHYYQKPELQDLADFVGDSLELSKKAAETDADVIAFCGVKFMADTAKILSPEKIVVLPDMDAGCSLEDSCPPEKFRAFREKHPDHIALTYINCSTEVKALSDVIVTSSSAETILSQIPKDQKIIFGPDRHLGGYLNRKFDREMLLWPGVCIVHEAFSEKELLKLKAQHPDAPVAAHPECPPHIVDHADYVGSTSGILTFARTFPGDTLIVATEPHIIHQMEKALPEKNFIGAPGADGNCNCNICPYMALNNLEKLYLCLRDLEPRIEIEESLRLAAKKSLDAMLEMASGTIGKGDLGRV, translated from the coding sequence ATGACCGACCAGCCCACCAGCCTTGCAGGGCTTGACCTGCGCGCCGAGATCGACCGCCTGCGCAAGGAGCGCAACGCCGTCATCCTCGCGCACTATTACCAGAAGCCCGAATTGCAGGACCTCGCCGATTTCGTCGGCGATTCACTGGAACTGTCGAAGAAGGCGGCGGAAACCGATGCCGATGTGATCGCCTTTTGCGGGGTCAAGTTCATGGCCGATACGGCCAAGATCCTCTCACCCGAAAAGATCGTGGTGCTGCCGGATATGGACGCCGGCTGTTCGCTGGAGGATTCCTGCCCGCCGGAGAAATTCCGCGCCTTCCGCGAAAAGCATCCCGATCATATCGCGCTGACCTACATCAATTGTTCGACCGAGGTGAAGGCGCTGAGCGACGTGATCGTCACAAGCTCGTCTGCGGAAACCATCCTGTCGCAGATCCCCAAGGACCAGAAGATCATCTTCGGACCGGACCGGCACCTGGGTGGCTACCTCAACCGCAAGTTCGATCGCGAAATGCTGTTGTGGCCGGGCGTGTGCATCGTCCACGAGGCGTTCAGCGAAAAGGAACTGCTCAAGCTGAAGGCGCAGCACCCCGATGCGCCGGTGGCCGCGCATCCCGAATGCCCGCCGCACATCGTCGATCATGCCGATTACGTCGGCTCGACTTCTGGCATCCTCACCTTCGCGCGTACTTTCCCCGGCGACACGCTGATCGTGGCGACCGAGCCGCACATCATCCACCAGATGGAAAAGGCGCTGCCGGAAAAGAATTTCATCGGCGCACCGGGCGCGGACGGCAACTGCAACTGCAATATTTGCCCCTATATGGCGCTCAACAATCTCGAAAAGCTGTACCTGTGCCTGCGCGATCTCGAACCACGTATCGAGATCGAGGAAAGCCTGCGACTGGCCGCGAAGAAGAGCCTGGACGCTATGCTCGAAATGGCGAGTGGGACTATCGGCAAAGGCGATTTGGGGAGGGTGTGA
- a CDS encoding DUF1465 family protein, whose translation MAIAATITPAIVEALYEDALALTEEARMVFELEDTRAPRGAQENARRVALSCEALRTTTRMMHAMAWLLNHRAHFAGDLSEFQLRRHGRLPPAQPDPDRAQVALLDFYIRDVVERSLTLYARIERLDRAWRAQFNMQPEAVHRLRERLGQAFC comes from the coding sequence ATGGCCATAGCTGCAACTATAACCCCGGCGATTGTAGAAGCTCTCTACGAGGACGCGCTCGCGCTGACCGAGGAAGCGCGGATGGTGTTCGAGCTGGAAGACACGCGCGCACCGCGCGGCGCACAGGAAAATGCGCGGCGAGTGGCACTGTCCTGCGAGGCTTTGCGAACGACCACGCGGATGATGCATGCGATGGCCTGGCTGCTCAACCACCGGGCCCATTTTGCCGGCGATCTTTCGGAATTCCAGCTGCGCCGCCACGGCCGCCTGCCGCCGGCCCAGCCCGATCCGGACCGGGCGCAGGTGGCCCTGCTCGATTTCTATATCCGTGACGTGGTGGAACGCTCGCTCACGCTCTATGCCAGGATAGAGCGTCTCGATCGGGCCTGGCGCGCGCAATTCAATATGCAGCCCGAAGCCGTGCATCGCTTGCGCGAGCGGCTGGGGCAGGCATTCTGCTAG
- a CDS encoding DUF465 domain-containing protein — protein sequence MTEQEIIKRLAALRTEHRDLDTAIAALLETGGPDQLQVARLKKRKLLLRDQIAILEDYLTPDIIA from the coding sequence GTGACGGAGCAGGAAATCATCAAGCGGCTGGCGGCGCTGCGCACCGAGCACCGCGATCTCGACACCGCGATCGCCGCGCTGCTGGAAACCGGCGGGCCCGATCAGTTGCAGGTCGCTCGCCTCAAGAAGCGCAAGCTGCTGCTGCGCGACCAGATCGCAATTCTGGAAGACTATCTCACCCCCGATATCATCGCCTGA
- a CDS encoding MBL fold metallo-hydrolase produces MSIPPQPWPTGLVDQVEPLVARVLAPNPSPFTYTGTQTWLVGADDLAVIDPGPADPAHLAALTSAIGSRRVVAIMCTHTHRDHSPAAAPLAAATGAPIVGCAPLALADDVPRLDAAFDTSYAPDRVLVDGETISGTGWTLTAVATPGHTSNHLCYALEESGALFTGDHVMGWATSVVVPPDGDMGDYLASLALLYDREDRIYYPAHGPSVEKPRQLVRGMIGHRRARERQIAKLLTSGILPQAGTSGDNGMGSSPARGLGISEMVPVMYKGVDERLWPAAGMSVLAHLIDMERRGQVSRSGDLWSIS; encoded by the coding sequence ATGTCCATTCCCCCGCAACCCTGGCCGACCGGCCTTGTCGATCAGGTCGAACCGCTGGTGGCGCGGGTGCTGGCGCCCAATCCCTCGCCTTTCACCTACACCGGCACCCAGACCTGGCTGGTGGGTGCCGACGACTTGGCTGTGATCGATCCCGGTCCCGCCGATCCGGCGCACCTTGCCGCGCTCACCAGCGCGATTGGCAGCCGCAGGGTGGTCGCGATCATGTGTACCCACACCCACCGCGACCATTCGCCCGCCGCTGCGCCGCTTGCCGCCGCGACCGGCGCGCCGATTGTTGGCTGTGCGCCGCTGGCGCTGGCCGACGATGTGCCGCGGCTCGATGCGGCCTTCGACACCAGCTACGCGCCGGACCGAGTGCTGGTGGACGGCGAGACCATTTCGGGCACCGGCTGGACGCTTACCGCCGTCGCCACGCCTGGGCACACCTCGAACCACTTGTGTTATGCGCTGGAGGAAAGCGGCGCGTTGTTCACCGGCGATCACGTGATGGGCTGGGCCACCAGCGTCGTTGTTCCGCCCGATGGCGATATGGGCGATTATCTGGCCAGTCTGGCGCTGCTCTACGATCGCGAGGATCGCATCTACTATCCCGCCCACGGCCCTTCCGTCGAAAAGCCGCGCCAGCTGGTGCGCGGCATGATCGGCCACCGCCGCGCGCGGGAAAGGCAGATTGCGAAGCTCCTCACCTCCGGGATCCTCCCGCAGGCGGGGACCTCAGGCGATAATGGCATGGGGTCCTCGCCTGCGCGGGGACTCGGTATTTCGGAGATGGTCCCCGTCATGTACAAGGGCGTCGACGAACGCCTCTGGCCTGCCGCCGGGATGAGCGTGCTCGCCCATCTCATCGATATGGAACGCCGCGGCCAGGTCAGCCGTTCGGGGGATCTATGGTCGATCAGCTGA
- the glpK gene encoding glycerol kinase GlpK, whose protein sequence is MTDPSILVLDEGTTSARAMLFARDGSLRGVAQEELTQFYPQSGWVEHDAGEIWAKTLACAQAMVAQAGGAENIAAIGITNQRETVVAWDRKAGEPLARAIVWQDRRTADFCSELKVAGHEEAVQRKTGLLLDPYFSATKMRWLLDHDAAVKSAAADGRLAFGTVESWLVWNLTGGSRHISDASNASRTLLMALDGADWDEGLCNLFGVPRTALPRVVDCAGELAMTNPHLFGASIPIAGMAGDQQAATIGQGCLSPGQTKATYGTGAFVLGNTGASTPQSEHRMLGTVLHQIEGTRHYAIEGAVFVAGSLMQYLRDSLGLISNAAETEALARSVPDNGGVVVVPALSGLGAPHWLPEARGIISGLGFDTGRAHIARAALEAMAHQTRDLATAFAADAAPWKSLRIDGGMAANDWMAQDIADLLDIEVCRPDFVETTALGAAMLAAVGCGWHASLEEAAEAMIGPGRTFLPQMAPAIRAKRLARWKAALARI, encoded by the coding sequence ATGACCGACCCGTCCATCCTCGTGCTGGATGAAGGCACCACCAGCGCCCGCGCGATGCTGTTCGCGCGCGATGGGAGCTTGCGCGGCGTGGCGCAGGAGGAGCTGACACAGTTTTATCCGCAGTCAGGGTGGGTGGAGCACGACGCGGGAGAAATCTGGGCGAAGACGCTCGCCTGCGCCCAGGCGATGGTGGCTCAGGCCGGTGGGGCGGAAAATATCGCCGCGATCGGCATCACCAACCAGCGCGAGACTGTGGTGGCGTGGGACCGTAAGGCCGGAGAACCGCTTGCCCGCGCAATCGTCTGGCAGGATCGCCGCACTGCCGATTTCTGCTCCGAGCTCAAGGTGGCGGGGCACGAGGAGGCAGTTCAGCGCAAGACTGGCCTGCTGCTCGATCCCTATTTCTCGGCTACCAAGATGCGCTGGCTGCTCGATCATGACGCGGCGGTAAAGTCTGCTGCGGCAGATGGCAGGCTGGCTTTCGGCACAGTCGAAAGCTGGCTGGTGTGGAATCTCACCGGCGGATCGCGGCATATTTCCGATGCCAGCAATGCCAGCCGCACGCTGCTGATGGCTCTTGATGGGGCAGATTGGGACGAAGGCCTGTGCAACCTGTTTGGCGTGCCACGAACTGCGCTTCCCCGAGTGGTCGATTGCGCGGGCGAATTGGCCATGACCAATCCCCATCTATTCGGCGCAAGCATTCCGATCGCCGGCATGGCAGGCGACCAGCAGGCGGCCACTATCGGCCAGGGCTGCCTCTCGCCGGGGCAGACTAAGGCTACCTACGGCACCGGGGCCTTCGTGCTGGGCAATACGGGCGCCAGCACCCCGCAATCGGAACACCGGATGCTCGGCACGGTGCTGCACCAGATCGAGGGCACAAGGCATTATGCCATCGAGGGTGCGGTGTTCGTCGCCGGGAGCCTGATGCAATACCTGCGAGACAGCCTCGGCTTGATCAGCAACGCGGCGGAGACCGAGGCGCTGGCGCGATCGGTGCCGGACAATGGGGGGGTTGTAGTCGTGCCGGCGCTCTCCGGCCTTGGCGCGCCGCACTGGCTGCCGGAAGCGCGGGGGATAATTTCCGGGCTTGGCTTCGATACCGGCCGCGCCCACATCGCCCGCGCTGCGCTCGAAGCGATGGCCCACCAGACCCGCGATCTTGCCACGGCCTTCGCTGCCGATGCCGCGCCTTGGAAATCGCTGCGGATCGACGGGGGCATGGCCGCCAACGACTGGATGGCGCAGGACATCGCCGACCTGCTCGATATCGAAGTCTGCCGTCCCGACTTCGTCGAAACGACTGCGCTTGGCGCCGCAATGCTGGCGGCAGTGGGCTGCGGCTGGCACGCGTCACTGGAGGAGGCGGCAGAGGCCATGATCGGACCGGGGCGGACTTTTCTTCCGCAAATGGCCCCTGCAATTCGCGCAAAACGGCTAGCGCGCTGGAAGGCGGCGCTGGCGAGGATCTAG
- a CDS encoding DUF4230 domain-containing protein, whose amino-acid sequence MVDQLRESETLRPTLREQPRAYGEPALRPASPALWVLITLMAVALAWLAWEKWGPQEEGDVVASAMVAFEKQNSLTVFSSRFDVVAESVSTPSLGPVEIGALESRQAMIVPATVEYRLDLSTMDRADFVWDEASATLDVVLPALTVSTPNLDEASARYFTDGIYVSRDASTSLSRSNSQIAERSARQFAENPEVMALARTAAREAVQQNLAIPLQVAGFGDVTVSVRFEGEPAPGS is encoded by the coding sequence ATGGTCGATCAGCTGAGAGAAAGCGAAACCCTGCGCCCCACCCTGCGCGAACAACCGCGCGCCTACGGAGAACCGGCGCTGCGCCCCGCTTCGCCGGCATTGTGGGTCCTCATAACGCTGATGGCTGTCGCACTAGCCTGGCTCGCGTGGGAGAAATGGGGGCCGCAAGAGGAAGGCGACGTGGTCGCCAGCGCGATGGTCGCCTTCGAGAAGCAGAATTCGCTGACGGTCTTTTCCAGCCGCTTCGATGTGGTCGCCGAAAGCGTATCCACTCCCAGTCTGGGTCCGGTGGAAATCGGCGCGCTGGAATCGCGGCAGGCGATGATCGTGCCCGCGACGGTGGAATACCGGCTCGACCTGTCCACCATGGACCGCGCCGACTTCGTCTGGGACGAGGCCAGCGCCACGCTCGACGTGGTGCTGCCCGCACTGACCGTCTCGACGCCCAATCTGGATGAGGCTTCGGCGCGCTATTTCACCGATGGCATCTATGTCAGCCGCGACGCCTCGACTTCGCTCAGCCGCAGCAATTCGCAGATCGCCGAACGCAGCGCGCGCCAGTTTGCGGAGAACCCCGAAGTCATGGCGCTCGCCCGCACCGCCGCGCGCGAGGCGGTGCAGCAGAATCTCGCCATTCCCCTGCAAGTCGCGGGCTTTGGCGATGTCACCGTGAGCGTCCGCTTCGAAGGGGAGCCTGCTCCCGGCAGTTGA